One stretch of Chryseobacterium sp. LJ668 DNA includes these proteins:
- a CDS encoding single-stranded DNA-binding protein — MNIIGRLTKDAEVRNLSNQKQVVNFSIATNDNYRNKKGERIEQTTFFDCAYWISPKVADFLTKGTLVELSGRAYPSAWIGKDGEPHAGLNFHTSQIKVHSSSKIIQPNTAESTKSDKKGTSKSQSNNSDKDDDLPF, encoded by the coding sequence ATGAACATTATCGGAAGACTGACAAAGGATGCGGAAGTACGCAACTTGTCCAATCAAAAGCAGGTAGTTAATTTCTCAATTGCTACAAATGACAACTATCGCAACAAAAAAGGCGAACGAATCGAACAGACTACCTTCTTTGACTGCGCCTATTGGATCTCTCCGAAAGTTGCTGACTTTTTAACGAAGGGCACTTTGGTAGAATTAAGCGGAAGAGCTTACCCATCAGCATGGATAGGAAAAGATGGTGAACCTCATGCAGGCTTGAATTTCCATACTTCGCAAATTAAGGTACACAGCAGTAGCAAAATAATTCAACCGAATACTGCCGAATCAACGAAGTCAGATAAAAAAGGAACATCAAAATCTCAGTCAAATAACAGCGATAAGGATGATGACCTACCCTTTTAA